In the genome of Ignavibacteria bacterium, one region contains:
- a CDS encoding PASTA domain-containing protein encodes MIKKVGIAIIGIVVLFFLFNSVLMPWYVKHTNTVQVPSVVGLNFIEAKAKMEEVGLEVKQGDVKYDESKPIGLVLDQNPPGGQEVKMDRRIYLTVCGGEQLVEVPKLYGRTLRDAKFTLEQRNLELGEVVKKFSHDLQEDYVLSQIIQPGSKVKRSSKIDLIVSNGPEVGSLRIPDLIGKKLEEAKKLIADNKLKIGKINYISSKDVAPGQILDQYPKKDKSATDNTAVDLFVSKKFVAQIEEVETTEDANTNKTDAKEQDKSGLQKDAKEDSGTEKKSTKENTETDKSDKTTKPPLPMKKGEKNQQKTDDKKADENKSGF; translated from the coding sequence ATGATTAAAAAAGTTGGAATAGCAATAATAGGAATCGTTGTTTTATTCTTTTTATTTAACAGCGTTTTGATGCCCTGGTATGTGAAGCACACAAACACAGTGCAGGTGCCGAGTGTCGTCGGATTAAATTTCATTGAAGCTAAAGCTAAAATGGAAGAGGTCGGGCTTGAAGTAAAGCAAGGAGATGTAAAATATGATGAATCAAAACCAATAGGACTTGTTCTTGACCAGAATCCTCCGGGTGGACAAGAAGTTAAAATGGATAGAAGAATTTACCTTACCGTTTGCGGTGGTGAGCAGCTTGTCGAAGTTCCTAAATTATATGGCAGAACATTGCGTGATGCCAAATTCACTCTTGAACAAAGAAATCTTGAGCTTGGCGAAGTTGTGAAAAAATTCTCTCATGACTTGCAGGAAGATTATGTTTTATCTCAAATTATACAGCCGGGAAGCAAAGTAAAGCGGTCAAGCAAAATTGATTTAATTGTCAGCAATGGTCCTGAAGTTGGAAGCTTGCGTATTCCTGATTTAATCGGGAAAAAGCTTGAAGAAGCTAAGAAACTTATTGCTGATAACAAACTTAAGATTGGTAAGATAAATTATATTTCAAGTAAAGATGTTGCGCCCGGACAAATTCTTGACCAGTATCCTAAAAAAGATAAATCAGCAACGGATAATACTGCAGTAGATTTGTTTGTATCCAAGAAATTCGTAGCTCAGATTGAAGAAGTTGAAACAACCGAAGATGCTAATACAAATAAAACCGATGCTAAAGAGCAGGACAAGTCAGGTCTACAAAAAGATGCTAAAGAGGATTCCGGAACTGAAAAGAAATCAACAAAAGAAAACACCGAGACTGATAAGTCTGATAAAACAACAAAACCTCCTCTTCCAATGAAGAAAGGTGAAAAAAATCAGCAGAAAACGGACGACAAAAAAGCTGATGAAAATAAATCAGGATTCTAA
- a CDS encoding phospholipase D-like domain-containing protein, whose amino-acid sequence MKNLFLLITLLLIAQSAFSQVVPIASIRQNDANGIPVLLNQTRTITGVVTVANQFGGPSCIQDNTAGMSIFDNTFSAAVTIGDSVIITGTIAQFNGLTEFTTVTFSVVSSGRTVTPEVINLLQFTTQQWNGLEQYESKLCRFNGLTTTATGTWGSNQNYTVADGTGSYASTMRIDNNTNLVGAIVPSGTFDCIGVASQFKSAAPYNSGYQFLPRFVQDVIQGGGPIIVTNPLESNIQSTSITISWSTQEPGSSRIKYMRLDSNYQPNNYLDSVFSGTMTTNHSLNLTNLKPGKIYQLEVSSTNGTGTSFAPVKYVSTSSHPSSTGKMEFYFNKSVDTSLAFVNNKANGNTDFKVRLGERIDSAQSSIDMAIYSFDDIVQLKDKLIFALIRNVKIRVVYENRTNQQLIDDLISAGIKVQKRTDANGLMHNKFLVFDARDTTNFANDWLWGGSANITDEQFYDDAQNVLLIQDQSLCNAYTIEFEKMWGSHTDNNISARARFGANKPKNTPNLYKINGKTVEMYFCPEDFISPVIENLISTTANTSVNFCIFAFTRFNIANRMRTFYLPPSRMVRGVFDDGQASQDVYMEMKGIGGSSPWTTPARVFLDTRPGQLHHKYMLIDPETPSSNPIVETGSANYSNNAFFDNDENVIIFYDSLIANLYWQEFAKRLTDAGGTISVHQIGSEVPGGFELSQNYPNPFNPETSIEFSVPVNSFIKLTIYDALGREVETLVNKEMTTGKYIAKWNASKYASGVYFYRLQTDNFVKTHRMMLIK is encoded by the coding sequence ATGAAAAATTTATTTTTACTAATAACATTATTGCTTATTGCTCAGAGCGCATTCTCTCAGGTTGTTCCAATCGCATCGATAAGGCAAAATGATGCAAACGGGATTCCAGTACTGCTGAACCAAACAAGAACAATTACCGGTGTTGTTACGGTTGCAAATCAATTCGGGGGTCCTTCATGTATTCAAGATAACACAGCGGGAATGTCAATATTTGACAATACCTTTTCTGCAGCTGTCACAATCGGAGATAGCGTAATTATTACTGGAACAATTGCTCAATTCAATGGACTTACCGAATTTACAACCGTTACTTTCAGTGTTGTGAGTTCCGGAAGAACAGTGACACCCGAAGTGATTAATTTATTACAGTTCACAACTCAGCAATGGAATGGTCTTGAACAATATGAGAGTAAACTTTGCAGATTTAACGGGTTGACTACAACTGCAACAGGAACGTGGGGCTCAAATCAGAATTACACGGTTGCGGATGGAACGGGAAGTTATGCGAGCACAATGAGAATTGACAATAATACGAATCTTGTAGGTGCAATTGTTCCTTCGGGAACTTTTGATTGCATTGGTGTCGCAAGCCAGTTTAAAAGTGCAGCACCGTACAATTCAGGCTATCAATTTCTTCCGCGATTTGTGCAGGATGTGATTCAGGGCGGGGGTCCAATTATCGTAACTAATCCGCTTGAGTCAAACATTCAGTCAACAAGCATAACTATATCATGGTCAACGCAAGAACCCGGGTCGAGCAGAATAAAATATATGCGTCTTGATTCTAATTATCAGCCAAACAATTATCTTGATTCTGTTTTCAGCGGAACAATGACAACAAATCATTCTCTTAATCTTACGAATCTTAAACCGGGAAAAATTTATCAGCTTGAAGTAAGCTCTACAAACGGAACGGGCACAAGCTTTGCGCCTGTGAAATATGTTTCAACCTCATCGCATCCATCATCCACAGGCAAGATGGAGTTTTATTTTAATAAATCTGTTGACACATCACTTGCGTTTGTAAATAATAAAGCGAACGGCAATACTGACTTTAAGGTCAGGTTAGGTGAACGAATTGATTCAGCACAGTCATCAATCGATATGGCTATATATTCGTTCGATGACATCGTTCAGTTAAAAGATAAATTAATTTTTGCTTTGATAAGAAACGTGAAAATTCGTGTAGTTTATGAAAACAGAACCAATCAACAATTGATTGATGACCTTATCTCAGCAGGTATAAAAGTTCAAAAAAGAACCGATGCCAACGGATTAATGCATAATAAGTTCTTGGTTTTCGATGCCCGTGATACGACTAATTTTGCTAATGATTGGTTATGGGGCGGTTCTGCTAACATAACCGATGAACAATTTTACGATGATGCGCAGAATGTGCTTCTTATTCAGGACCAGTCTTTGTGTAATGCTTATACAATCGAATTTGAAAAAATGTGGGGCTCGCATACCGATAATAATATTTCTGCAAGAGCAAGATTCGGGGCAAACAAACCAAAAAACACTCCGAATCTTTATAAAATAAACGGAAAAACTGTTGAAATGTATTTCTGTCCTGAGGATTTTATTTCTCCAGTTATTGAAAATTTGATTAGCACCACTGCTAATACTTCAGTAAACTTTTGCATATTTGCTTTTACACGTTTTAATATCGCAAATAGAATGCGTACATTTTATCTGCCTCCAAGCAGAATGGTTCGCGGTGTGTTTGATGACGGACAGGCATCACAGGATGTATATATGGAAATGAAAGGCATAGGAGGTTCATCACCGTGGACAACTCCTGCAAGAGTTTTTCTTGATACAAGACCGGGACAGCTTCATCATAAGTATATGCTGATTGACCCTGAAACTCCTTCAAGCAATCCGATTGTTGAAACAGGTTCCGCAAATTATTCTAACAATGCTTTCTTTGATAATGATGAAAATGTTATAATATTTTATGATTCGCTTATTGCAAATTTATATTGGCAGGAATTTGCAAAACGTTTAACCGATGCAGGCGGAACAATCAGTGTTCATCAAATTGGTTCTGAAGTTCCAGGTGGTTTCGAGCTTTCACAAAATTATCCAAACCCGTTCAATCCTGAAACAAGCATTGAGTTTTCTGTTCCTGTAAACAGTTTTATAAAATTAACAATTTATGATGCTCTCGGCAGAGAAGTCGAAACTCTTGTGAACAAAGAAATGACGACAGGAAAATATATTGCGAAATGGAATGCGTCAAAATATGCAAGTGGTGTTTATTTCTACCGCCTGCAAACAGATAACTTTGTGAAAACTCATAGAATGATGCTGATAAAATAA
- a CDS encoding PorV/PorQ family protein has protein sequence MYKFLIILIVALFVSGKADAQLFPNLGGQRVGTASLQFLKIGNGARGTGMGESFVAVSDDISSLYWNPAGLTEFTENGITASYTQWFVDTRLQYFGGVYHFGGNNAVGISVNSLQTENMKVTTEFQPFGTGDEFRFADLAIGLSYARKMTEQFSFGFTVKYVEETLGLLKMKGVVGDLGTFYKTGLGTTRFAVVIANFGGQISPAGEVTLPGNRTANNFQQFPPPTFFRIGFAMEPFMNTTNRLTTSIQLNSPNDNAENVNFGFEYAYKEFLFLRGGYKFNVDSENFSLGAGVKLPITFAMAHLDYSIANFKELGLAQRISLNLLFPDFSQ, from the coding sequence TTGTATAAATTTCTTATAATATTGATAGTTGCATTATTCGTCTCAGGTAAAGCTGATGCTCAGCTTTTTCCTAACTTGGGAGGTCAAAGAGTCGGAACTGCGTCTCTACAATTCCTAAAAATTGGCAACGGTGCGCGTGGAACGGGCATGGGTGAATCTTTCGTTGCTGTTTCCGACGATATATCATCTTTATATTGGAATCCCGCAGGGCTAACTGAATTTACTGAGAATGGTATAACCGCATCTTATACTCAATGGTTTGTTGATACTCGTCTGCAATATTTTGGAGGAGTTTATCATTTCGGAGGTAATAACGCTGTTGGAATAAGCGTTAACTCTTTGCAAACCGAAAATATGAAAGTAACTACTGAGTTCCAGCCGTTCGGAACGGGTGATGAGTTCAGGTTTGCCGACTTGGCAATTGGTCTTTCATATGCACGGAAAATGACTGAACAGTTTTCATTTGGATTTACAGTTAAATATGTAGAGGAAACACTTGGTTTACTGAAAATGAAAGGTGTAGTCGGAGATTTAGGAACGTTTTATAAAACAGGTCTTGGAACGACACGTTTTGCCGTTGTGATTGCTAATTTTGGAGGGCAAATTTCTCCTGCAGGCGAGGTAACTTTACCGGGCAACAGAACCGCAAATAATTTTCAGCAGTTTCCGCCGCCGACATTTTTCAGAATCGGTTTTGCGATGGAACCGTTTATGAATACAACGAACCGATTAACAACATCGATACAGCTTAACAGCCCTAATGATAATGCAGAGAACGTTAATTTTGGTTTTGAATATGCATATAAAGAATTTTTGTTTTTAAGAGGCGGATATAAATTCAATGTTGACTCTGAAAATTTTTCGCTCGGAGCAGGCGTTAAACTGCCGATAACTTTTGCAATGGCTCATCTTGATTACTCAATTGCAAATTTTAAAGAGCTTGGATTAGCTCAAAGAATTTCTTTGAATTTATTATTTCCTGATTTTAGTCAATAA